A genomic window from Glycine soja cultivar W05 chromosome 10, ASM419377v2, whole genome shotgun sequence includes:
- the LOC114371817 gene encoding receptor-like protein EIX2: MLPSLLELTLENCQLENIYPFLQYANFTSLQVLNLAGNDFVSELPSWLFNLSCDISHIDLSQNRINSQLPERFPNFRSIQTLFLSDNYLKGPIPNWLGQLEELKELDLSHNSFSGPIPEGLGNLSSLINLILESNELNGNLPDNLGHLFNLETLAVSKNSLTGIVSERNLRSLTNLKSFSLGSPALVYDFDPEWVPPFQLVSISLGYVRDKLPAWLFTQSSLTDLKILDSTASFEPLDKFWNFATQLEYFVLVNNTINGDISNVLLSSKLVWLDSNNLRGGMPRISPEVRVLRIYNNSLSGSISPLLCDNMKNKSNLVYLGMGYNHFSGELTDCWNNWKSLVLIDFGYNNLTGNIPHSMGSLSNLRFVYLESNKLFGEVPFSLKNCQNLWILDIGDNNLSGVIPSWWGQSVRGLKLRSNQFSGNIPTQLCQLGSLMVMDFASNRLSGPIPNCLHNFTAMLFSNASTYKVGFTVQSPDFSVSIACGIRMFIKGKELNRVYLMNDIDLSNNNLSGSVPLEIYMLTGLQSLNLSHNQLMGTIPQEIGNLKQLEAIDLSRNQFSGEIPVSLSALHYLSVLNLSFNNLMGKIPSGTQLGSTDLSYIGNSDLCGPPLTKICPQDEKSHNITKPVREEDDDDDKSEVYSWFYMGMGIGFAVGFWGVFGTILFNRRCRHVYFRFLHRMYDFVIRKMTSIY; encoded by the coding sequence ATGCTCCCTTCTCTTTTAGAGTTAACCTTGGAGAATTGTCAACTTGAAAACATCTATCCATTTCTTCAGTATGCTAATTTTACTTCACTCCAAGTTTTAAATCTAGCTGGAAATGATTTTGTATCTGAGTTGCCTAGTTGGTTATTCAATCTTAGTTGTGACATCTCTCACATTGACCTTAGCCAAAATCGCATAAATAGCCAACTCCCTGAAAGATTTCCAAATTTTAGAAGTATTCAAACGTTGTTTTTATCTGATAATTATCTCAAAGGACCTATTCCAAATTGGCTTGGACAACTTGAAGAACTAAAAGAACTTGATCTTTCTCATAATTCTTTTTCTGGTCCAATCCCAGAAGGCTTGGGAAATCTATCATCCTTGATTAATCTGATACTTGAGTCAAATGAGTTGAATGGCAATCTTCCAGACAATCTCGGGCATCTCTTCAACTTGGAAACACTTGCAGTTTCAAAAAATTCCTTGACTGGAATTGTGTCTGAAAGAAATTTACGTTCATTAACAAATTTGAAGAGCTTTTCCTTGGGTTCACCTGCTCTGGTCTATGATTTTGATCCTGAATGGGTCCCTCCTTTTCAACTTGTAAGTATTTCATTGGGCTATGTGAGAGACAAACTTCCGGCATGGCTATTCACACAGAGTTCTCTAACTGATCTAAAGATTTTAGACTCAACTGCTTCATTTGAACCTCTTGACAAGTTTTGGAACTTTGCTACTCAACTTGAATATTTCGTTTTGGTAAACAACACAATCAATGGAGACATATCAAATGTGTTGCTAAGCTCAAAATTGGTTTGGTTAGATTCCAATAATTTAAGAGGTGGCATGCCTCGTATATCACCAGAAGTGCGTGTTTTGCGTATATATAATAACTCATTGTCTGGATCTATTTCTCCTCTCTTGTGTGacaacatgaaaaataaaagcaatttAGTGTACTTGGGGATGGGTTATAATCATTTTTCTGGAGAACTCACAGATTGTTGGAATAATTGGAAATCATTGGTTCTTATTGATTTTGGATACAACAACCTAACAGGCAACATTCCTCACTCCATGGGCTCCTTGTCTAACCTTCGTTTTGTATATCTGGAAAGCAACAAGTTATTTGGGGAGGTACctttttcactaaaaaattgCCAGAATCTTTGGATACTTGATATTGGTGACAATAATCTTTCTGGAGTTATACCAAGCTGGTGGGGTCAGAGTGTGAGAGGTCTTAAATTGAGATCCAATCAATTCAGTGGCAACATTCCCACACAGCTATGCCAACTTGGTTCCTTAATGGTGATGGATTTTGCAAGCAATAGATTATCAGGACCAATACCTAATTGCTTACATAACTTCACAGCCATGCTTTTTAGTAATGCTTCAACTTATAAAGTTGGCTTTACTGTTCAATCACCAGATTTCTCGGTAAGCATTGCATGTGGTATAAGGATGTTTATAAAAGGCAAAGAATTAAATCGTGTTTATTTGATGAATGACATTGATCTCTCGAATAACAACTTGTCTGGAAGTGTGCCTTTGGAGATTTATATGCTGACTGGATTACAATCCTTGAATTTGTCCCATAATCAATTAATGGGAACAATACCACAAGAGATAGGCAACTTGAAACAATTGGAGGCCATTGATCTCTCAAGAAATCAATTCTCGGGAGAAATTCCTGTGTCCTTGTCTGCCTTGCATTACCTTTCAGTCTTGAATTTGTCGTTCAACAATTTAATGGGCAAAATCCCATCAGGGACCCAACTTGGTTCAACAGACCTTAGCTATATTGGCAATTCTGACCTCTGTGGACCTCCGCTTACAAAGATATGCCCACAAGATGAAAAATCTCACAATATTACAAAACCCGTgagagaagaagatgatgatgatgataaatcTGAAGTATATTCCTGGTTCTACATGGGCATGGGAATTGGATTTGCTGTAGGATTTTGGGGAGTTTTTGGAACCATTTTGTTCAACAGGAGATGTAGGCATGTTTATTTTAGATTTCTGCACCGAATGTACGACTTTGTGATTCGAAAGATGACCTCCATCTACTGA
- the LOC114371818 gene encoding WD repeat-containing protein 91-like — translation MKTWKAMTVLPLGEDPPAITSLCFNHNGKILAASAVDGMIHMFDMSAGLQITGWPAHDSSISSILFGPDETSIFSLGSDGKIFEWSLQNQGQILWSRDSS, via the exons ATGAAGACATGGAAAGCCATG ACAGTCCTTCCTCTTGGAGAAGATCCACCAGCAATTACTTCTCTATGCTTTAATCACAATGGAAAGATTTTGGCAGCTTCTGCCGTTGATGGAATGATTCACATGTTTG ACATGTCTGCTGGTCTACAAATCACTGGCTGGCCAGCACATGATTCTTCCATCAGTTCTATTCTGTTTGGACCAGATGAGACTAGCATTTTTAGCCTGGGCTCTGATGGGAAG ATTTTTGAGTGGAGTTTGCAAAATCAAGGTCAAATCCTGTGGTCGAGAGACTCTAGCTAG